Proteins encoded by one window of Carassius auratus strain Wakin chromosome 8, ASM336829v1, whole genome shotgun sequence:
- the LOC113107454 gene encoding refilin-A-like codes for MVGHLHLQAMDESLKGKNREGLLDSPDSGLPPSPSPPFYSLSPGILESRSSSCSAPNELQGYCRKESREGKLLPYLLLNSQGPDAKSRMYPVVYGESIEVNPKPEKEIKFNSAVKYASDRHFRDQVFCAQVPTATSFSETVVAVQNCTWRSYKSEVHFEPRHRPLHFQSTTIVFPKHTRNTYRTTLNYNGNRNAAGRRRFVSTVRLESTEDASPCIIYTEDL; via the exons ATGGTGgggcatttacatctgcaagctATGGATGAGAGTTTGAAAGGAAAGAACCGGGAGGGACTGCTTGATAGTCCGGATTCAGGACTCCCGCCAAGCCCCAGTCCACCCTTCTACTCTCTGTCACCAGGGATCCTCGAGTCACGCTCCAGCAGCTGCTCAGCTCCAAATGAGCTGCAAGGATACTGCAGAAAGGAGAGCCGGGAAGGCAAACTG CTGCCATACTTGCTCCTGAACTCTCAAGGTCCAGATGCAAAGTCACGCATGTACCCTGTGGTCTATGGAGAGAGCATCGAGGTTAACCCCAAACCAGAAAAAGAGATCAA GTTCAACTCTGCGGTGAAGTACGCTTCAGACAGACACTTCCGTGACCAGGTGTTCTGCGCCCAGGTCCCGACCGCCACATCCTTCAGCGAGACGGTGGTGGCCGTTCAGAACTGCACGTGGCGCAGCTACAAGTCAGAGGTTCACTTCGAGCCACGTCACAGGCCACTACACTTCCAAAGCACCACCATCGTGTTCCCCAAACACACCCGGAATACATACCGCACCACGCTGAACTACAACGGTAACAGAAACGCAGCCGGGCGCCGGCGGTTTGTGTCCACAGTCAGGCTGGAGTCCACCGAGGACGCCAGTCCATGCATCATTTACACAGAAGACCTCTGA